CCACCTCTCCAGGCGCTTCACCCGCCACCGCAAACCCCGCATCGGGCAACACGGCACGGTTGATGAGCAAGCTGGTCGCAAGAGCATCACCCTCTACACCGACCCCCACGGAAACCACACCCAACGCTTACTCGCCATGTGCTGGAGCCTGTCGCAACACCCCGCCTGGCACGCGTTGGAACGCTGGACCCACATGCTCGGCTTCGGCGGCCACTTCCTCACCAAAGCCCGCCGCTACAGCATCACCTTCGGCTACCTCCGCACCATCCGCACCGCATGGCGACGCACCAATCAGCAACAGCCATCCCCCGGTGCCGAACCTGAGATCCGCGCCGTCGACACCGGCGACGACGACACCACCCTCGTCATTAACACCCTCACCTACACCGGCACCGGCTGGCGCAGCAACGGCGACGCCATGCTCGCCAACACCGCCGCCACCCTCGCCCGCGACCGAGAACACATCGCAGCCGAGGAAGCCGCTCTCGCGGCGTAAGCGCAATCAACCGAAAGGACAAACCCTGGAAGGAAAACACGCACATGGATGAGATCGAAGGACTCTGGACACCAGATCAGGTAGCGGCTTACCTCAAGGTTCCCAAGGAGACCTTGTATCGGTGGAGCTACCTCGGCATCGGCCCGAAAGTCGGACGTGTCGGCAAGCACCTGCGCTACGACCCTGACGACGTACGTGCATGGTTCGAGCAGCAGAAGCGAGGGGCTGCTGCATGAGCATCCAACGACGCGGCAGCAAGTGGCGCGCCCGCTACTACGGACCCGACGGACGCGAACGCAACAAGACGTTCAACCGGAAGGTTGACGCCCAACGATGGATCGCCGACCAGAAGGCACGTATATCTCGTGGCGAGTGGGTCGATCCGGCCGCCCTACGCGTCGAGTTCGGCGTCATCGCCGAAGAGTGGTTTGGCACCACCTGGCACCTGAAGCCACGCACTCGTGACGGCTACCGTCGTATCCTCGATCGGCGAGTGCTGCCGCGCTGGCGGCACGTCCAGATGGGCAAGGTTGCCGGTTCCGTCTCCGATTGGGTCACCTACCTCGGCAACGCTGGTCTCTCCGCAACCGACATCCGACAGACCGTCTACGTCTTCTCAGCCGTCTGCCAGTACGCCATCCGCACCGGCCGGCTCCATGTGAACCCACTCGGAGGCATCAAACTTCCTCGACTGAAAGCAGCTCGTGAACGTGTCTTCCTCACTCACGCCGAAGTCGCCAAGCTCGCCAGCGAAGTGGGCAAGTATTCCCTTTTCATCCGTACGCTCGCCTACACCGGTATGCGCTGGGGTGAGGCCATTGCGATCCGCGTCCGC
This sequence is a window from Streptosporangiales bacterium. Protein-coding genes within it:
- a CDS encoding tyrosine-type recombinase/integrase: MVRAAEARGCCMSIQRRGSKWRARYYGPDGRERNKTFNRKVDAQRWIADQKARISRGEWVDPAALRVEFGVIAEEWFGTTWHLKPRTRDGYRRILDRRVLPRWRHVQMGKVAGSVSDWVTYLGNAGLSATDIRQTVYVFSAVCQYAIRTGRLHVNPLGGIKLPRLKAARERVFLTHAEVAKLASEVGKYSLFIRTLAYTGMRWGEAIAIRVRDFDPVRRRLRVHRAYADLAGKLVEGTPKSHQARDVPVPPSLCDELTSLVEGRKPDDLIFTAAGGGPLRHSNFRRDVWIPAVKAAGFEGLTIHGLRHTAASLYISAGTPPKVVQRVLGHASITITMDLYGHLYADEMDTWAEHLDQAAQHDDVRPECGQPDDDEGDDGATGVGASL
- a CDS encoding helix-turn-helix domain-containing protein, whose amino-acid sequence is MDEIEGLWTPDQVAAYLKVPKETLYRWSYLGIGPKVGRVGKHLRYDPDDVRAWFEQQKRGAAA